The genomic stretch GCGGTGAAGTAATCTGCTATGTTTATTAATTTTTAATCAGAGGAAAATGTCAAGAATTGGTAAAGCAATTATAACAATTCCAGCTGGAGTTACTGTCACTGAAAATAACGGTGTTGTAACTGTAAAAGGAGCAAAAGGAGAACTTTCTCAAGAGCTTACAGCAGGAATTACTTTAGAACAAAAAGATGGTGAGCTTAATGTAAACAGACCATCTGATTCTAAACAACACAAAGCGCTTCACGGTTTATACAGAGCGTTGATCGCTAACATGATCGTTGGTGTATCAGAAGGTTTCGAAAAGAAACTAGAACTAGTAGGGGTAGGATACAGAGCTTCTCACTCAGGTCAAAAACTTGAGTTAGCTTTAGGATTCTCTCACGGTATCGTATTAGAACTTCCAAATGAAGTAAAAGTTGATACATTGACTGAAAAAGGTAAAAACCCAATTATTACTTTAACGTCTCACGACAAGCAACTTCTAGGAATGGTTACTGCAAAGATCCGTTCTTTCAGAAAGCCTGAGCCATACAAAGGAAAAGGTGTGAAATTCGTAGGAGAAATTGTTAGACGTAAAGCTGGTAAATCTGCTTAATAAATTATAAGTATTATGGCATTAAGTAAATTAGAAAAAAGAATAAGAATCAAAAGAAGAGTAAGAGGGAAAATCTCTGGATCTTCTGAATTGCCAAGATTATCTGTATACAAAAGTAATAAGGAAATTTACGCTCAGTTAATCGACGATAAAAATGGTAAAACTTTAGCTTCAGCTTCTTCTAGAGAGAAAGGTGTAGACGCTAAAGGTACTAAGACTGAAGTTTCTGTTGCTGTTGGTAAAGCTATTGCTGCTAAAGCGATCGCTGCAGGAATCGAAAGTATTGTATTTGACAGAAACGGTTTCGTATATCACGGTAGAGTAAAAGCTTTAGCTGATGGTGCGAGAGAAGGTGGACTTAAATTCTAATCATTAAATTTCGGAAAATATGTTAGGACTAGATAATATAGAAAGAGTAAAACCGGGAGGATTAGAATTAAAAGATCGTCTCGTAGCTGTTAACAGAGTAACAAAAGTAACTAAAGGAGGTAGAGCTTTCGGATTTTCTGCTATTGTTGTAGTAGGAAACGAAGAAGGAGTTATCGGTTTTGGTTTAGGAAAATCTAAAGAGGTTGCTTCTGCAATTGCTAAAGCAGTTGAAGACGCTAAGAAAAACCTTGTTAAAGTTCCAGTAATGAACCACACTATTCCTCACCAAACTACTGCTAGATACGGTGGTGCAGATATCTTCTTAAGACCTGCTTCTCACGGTACAGGACTTATTGCAGGTGGTGCGGTAAGAGCGGTATTGGAATCAGCTGGTATTCACGATATCCTTTCAAAATCTAAAGGATCTTCTAACCCTCACAACGTGGTGAAAGCTACTTTCAAAGCGTTATTGGATATCAGAAGACCTGAAGAAATCGCTAGAATGAGAGGAGTTTCTCTAAGTAAAGTGTTTAACGGTTAATAATTAAAACAATGGCAACAATTAAAGTAAAGCAAGTAAGAAGCGCTATTGGTAGAACAAAAACCCAAAAGAGAACGCTTGAAGCATTAGGATTAAAAAAACTTCACCAAGTTGTAGAGCACGAAGCTACTCCTTCTATCTTAGGAATGATCGCTGCTGTAGGTCACTTACTAGAAGTTCAAAAATAATTTTATAAAAGAGAAATTAAAATGAATTTAAATAACATACAACCTGCTGCAGGATCTACTTTCAACTCAAAGAGAATTGGTAGAGGTCAAGGTAGTGGAAAAGGAGGTACTTCAACAAAAGGACACAAAGGTCAGAAAGCTAGAGCTGGTTATTCTCAGAAAATCGGTTTCGAAGGAGGACAGATGCCTTTACAAAGAAGATTACCTAAATTCGGATTCAAAAACGTAAACAGAAAAGAGTTTAGAGGAGTTAACCTTGATACTATTCAAACTTTAATCGAGAACAAATCCATCACTGGAGATATTACGAAAGAAGTTTTAGTAGCAAACGGGATAGTTTCTAAAAACGAATTAGTGAAAATTATGGGTAGAGGAGAATTGAAATCTGCGGTTTCAATCTCTGCTGACAAATTCACTAAATCTGCTGAAGAGCTTATTGCTAAAGCAGGTGGAAAAGCAATTACCTTATAATACTTACTAATGAAAGAA from Chryseobacterium indologenes encodes the following:
- the rplF gene encoding 50S ribosomal protein L6 — translated: MSRIGKAIITIPAGVTVTENNGVVTVKGAKGELSQELTAGITLEQKDGELNVNRPSDSKQHKALHGLYRALIANMIVGVSEGFEKKLELVGVGYRASHSGQKLELALGFSHGIVLELPNEVKVDTLTEKGKNPIITLTSHDKQLLGMVTAKIRSFRKPEPYKGKGVKFVGEIVRRKAGKSA
- the rplR gene encoding 50S ribosomal protein L18 — translated: MALSKLEKRIRIKRRVRGKISGSSELPRLSVYKSNKEIYAQLIDDKNGKTLASASSREKGVDAKGTKTEVSVAVGKAIAAKAIAAGIESIVFDRNGFVYHGRVKALADGAREGGLKF
- the rpsE gene encoding 30S ribosomal protein S5, producing the protein MLGLDNIERVKPGGLELKDRLVAVNRVTKVTKGGRAFGFSAIVVVGNEEGVIGFGLGKSKEVASAIAKAVEDAKKNLVKVPVMNHTIPHQTTARYGGADIFLRPASHGTGLIAGGAVRAVLESAGIHDILSKSKGSSNPHNVVKATFKALLDIRRPEEIARMRGVSLSKVFNG
- the rpmD gene encoding 50S ribosomal protein L30; translation: MATIKVKQVRSAIGRTKTQKRTLEALGLKKLHQVVEHEATPSILGMIAAVGHLLEVQK
- the rplO gene encoding 50S ribosomal protein L15 — protein: MNLNNIQPAAGSTFNSKRIGRGQGSGKGGTSTKGHKGQKARAGYSQKIGFEGGQMPLQRRLPKFGFKNVNRKEFRGVNLDTIQTLIENKSITGDITKEVLVANGIVSKNELVKIMGRGELKSAVSISADKFTKSAEELIAKAGGKAITL